In a genomic window of Weissella tructae:
- a CDS encoding CsbD family protein codes for MALNDKVDGLKDQATGKVKEVSGAVTGDTKTELEGKAEGLLGKAKDAFGDVKDAASDAVDDVKKKFDK; via the coding sequence ATGGCTTTGAACGATAAAGTAGATGGACTAAAAGATCAAGCAACTGGTAAGGTAAAGGAAGTTTCCGGCGCAGTAACTGGTGATACTAAGACTGAACTAGAAGGTAAAGCAGAAGGGTTGCTTGGAAAAGCAAAGGATGCCTTTGGCGACGTAAAAGATGCCGCATCTGATGCAGTAGACGATGTAAAAAAGAAATTTGATAAGTAA
- a CDS encoding DUF898 family protein, translated as MGPEMKYGRKSFFDGGLLSLIFWTLLGAFVTIISLGILYPWALCMTYGWKINHTVIEGHRMQFNGSAVGLFGHWIKWLLLMIITLGIYGFWVGIKLEDWKAKHTTFLN; from the coding sequence ATGGGACCAGAAATGAAATATGGACGTAAGTCCTTTTTTGATGGCGGATTGTTGTCTTTAATTTTTTGGACATTGCTAGGTGCATTTGTCACAATCATCTCGTTGGGTATTTTGTATCCTTGGGCACTATGTATGACATATGGTTGGAAAATTAATCATACTGTCATCGAAGGTCATCGGATGCAATTTAATGGGAGTGCCGTTGGTTTATTTGGACACTGGATTAAGTGGTTGCTATTAATGATCATTACTTTAGGTATTTATGGCTTCTGGGTTGGTATTAAGCTAGAAGATTGGAAAGCAAAACATACAACCTTTTTGAATTAA
- the mutM gene encoding bifunctional DNA-formamidopyrimidine glycosylase/DNA-(apurinic or apyrimidinic site) lyase, which yields MPELPEVETVRRGLNRLVKGQTIESVEVRWDKTISNMTPEEFDAEIAGRTIEVVERRGKYLLFRLSGKKTLVSHLRMEGAYYTMPAGTEPGKHDLVTFKLTDDIDLFYRDTRKFGRMALVNDTDVMSVAGLAKIGPEPTEEALDLEYMVTIFGKSRTAIKPFLLDQSKIAGIGNIYADEVLWQTMIHPLTKTNDVTPTELAELRLNIINEMARSIAHHGTTVHSFTDAFGEAGEFQNELDVYGRHGEPCLRCGTELVKIKVAQRGTTFCPKCQIQKEP from the coding sequence ATGCCGGAACTTCCAGAAGTGGAAACGGTCCGTCGCGGACTAAACCGCCTAGTTAAAGGTCAAACAATTGAATCAGTCGAGGTTCGATGGGATAAGACCATCTCGAATATGACACCAGAAGAATTTGATGCAGAAATCGCAGGACGTACGATTGAAGTGGTAGAGCGTCGTGGAAAGTACTTGTTATTCAGATTATCTGGTAAGAAAACATTGGTTTCTCATCTAAGAATGGAAGGTGCGTACTATACGATGCCTGCAGGAACTGAACCTGGTAAGCATGATTTAGTTACTTTCAAGTTAACAGATGATATTGATTTATTCTATCGAGATACTCGTAAATTTGGTCGTATGGCTTTAGTGAATGATACAGATGTGATGTCTGTAGCAGGATTAGCTAAGATTGGTCCTGAGCCAACCGAAGAGGCGTTAGATTTAGAATACATGGTAACCATTTTTGGTAAATCAAGAACCGCCATTAAGCCATTTTTATTAGATCAAAGTAAAATTGCGGGTATTGGTAACATCTATGCCGATGAAGTTTTATGGCAAACGATGATACATCCGCTGACTAAAACTAATGACGTTACACCAACGGAACTAGCCGAACTTCGTCTTAATATTATTAACGAAATGGCTCGTTCAATTGCTCACCATGGAACAACCGTTCACAGCTTTACAGACGCCTTCGGAGAAGCTGGTGAATTCCAAAATGAACTGGATGTTTATGGACGTCACGGTGAACCTTGTTTACGCTGTGGTACCGAATTAGTCAAAATTAAAGTCGCGCAACGTGGAACAACATTCTGTCCCAAGTGTCAAATTCAAAAGGAGCCATAA
- the coaE gene encoding dephospho-CoA kinase (Dephospho-CoA kinase (CoaE) performs the final step in coenzyme A biosynthesis.) has translation MYKLGLTGGIATGKSTVVSYLKEQNIPVIDADEVAHDLLANDVALLAELRHAFGDDIFIDDILSRPALGKRVFGDEDALQTLNSITHPRIYQRIEDLGTKSAETGANLVVYDIPLLLETTPKMHFDGIMVVAIDTKTQLSRLMARNNLSKEDAQKRIAAQMPIQDKVALADFVIDNSGTRAETYTQVAHVLTTISNQ, from the coding sequence ATGTATAAGTTAGGCTTAACAGGCGGTATCGCAACAGGTAAATCAACCGTTGTATCCTATCTAAAGGAACAAAACATTCCTGTAATTGATGCAGATGAAGTCGCACATGATTTACTAGCTAATGATGTAGCCTTATTGGCGGAATTACGTCATGCATTCGGTGATGACATTTTTATCGATGACATTTTATCACGACCTGCATTAGGTAAACGTGTTTTCGGTGACGAAGATGCATTACAAACATTGAATAGCATTACGCATCCACGTATCTATCAACGAATTGAAGATTTAGGGACAAAGTCTGCAGAAACAGGGGCAAATTTAGTCGTATATGACATTCCTTTGTTATTGGAAACAACTCCGAAAATGCATTTTGATGGTATTATGGTGGTTGCAATCGATACAAAGACCCAATTAAGCCGATTAATGGCCCGAAACAATCTTTCAAAAGAGGATGCACAAAAAAGAATTGCTGCACAAATGCCCATTCAAGATAAAGTTGCGTTAGCTGACTTTGTCATTGATAATAGCGGCACACGCGCAGAAACCTACACTCAGGTTGCGCACGTTTTAACAACAATATCAAATCAATAA
- a CDS encoding DnaD domain protein has protein sequence MVAFALHQRYHLQHSADLTTEQITALTQVYLPIIGHDAFVLYMYWQTSPHSTELRNHTQLMNMTNLGLKTFENSRHQLEGLGLIKTYEQPLSAETQWTYVLQNPMTMTQFLSDRLLTSLLTHYIGEAAVTQLVTTAQMQAVEPAGKNVSRSFFDIIGDNAFTPLSQAPLVHQPTPTLTKVSQSDQLDLKLMAQMLSSFSVSMAELKAKESELLIEKKLYGLTDTDLVRLIQQHVNLDKTIDITNLRKTLQKTVTAQQKKPLQQPSPASTSGSSGIEQAKTTPKTASDMLMQQVRTASPITFLQALRQRNNGFITDAEVKLLNDIAQLNTLPSEVINVLLFELTVTQKKTTINRNYMQAIVNDWAQAQIKDAPAAFEYLKARSSKQREQTQKPKTYYNQPNRRHVQEQRPDWEKQTVAKVSNADKEAAAKLLAEFGSETKE, from the coding sequence ATGGTTGCTTTTGCTTTACACCAACGTTATCACTTACAGCACTCCGCTGACTTAACAACAGAACAAATTACGGCATTAACCCAAGTTTATTTGCCAATTATTGGGCATGATGCCTTTGTTCTATACATGTACTGGCAAACATCGCCACATTCAACCGAATTACGTAATCATACACAATTGATGAACATGACCAACCTAGGTTTAAAGACATTTGAAAACAGTCGTCATCAATTAGAAGGTTTGGGTCTAATCAAAACATATGAACAACCGCTATCTGCAGAAACGCAATGGACATATGTCTTACAAAACCCCATGACTATGACACAATTCTTGTCTGATCGTCTGTTGACTAGTTTATTGACACATTACATTGGGGAAGCCGCTGTTACACAACTCGTGACTACTGCGCAAATGCAAGCAGTGGAACCTGCGGGTAAAAATGTGTCACGTTCATTCTTTGATATTATTGGAGATAATGCATTCACACCATTAAGCCAAGCACCATTAGTACATCAACCAACACCAACGCTAACGAAAGTTAGTCAAAGTGACCAATTAGATCTAAAATTAATGGCCCAAATGTTATCATCATTCTCTGTTTCAATGGCAGAATTGAAAGCAAAAGAGAGTGAGCTTTTAATTGAGAAAAAGCTATATGGTTTGACTGATACGGACCTGGTTCGTTTAATTCAACAGCATGTAAATCTAGATAAGACAATTGATATTACTAATTTACGTAAAACGCTTCAAAAAACAGTCACGGCGCAACAAAAGAAGCCATTACAACAACCATCACCGGCATCAACTTCTGGTAGTTCTGGCATTGAACAAGCAAAAACGACACCTAAAACAGCATCTGATATGTTGATGCAACAAGTCCGTACCGCAAGTCCAATTACATTCTTACAAGCCTTAAGGCAACGTAATAATGGTTTCATTACAGACGCAGAAGTGAAGTTATTGAATGATATTGCACAATTAAACACATTACCTAGTGAAGTGATTAATGTCCTCTTGTTTGAATTAACAGTCACACAAAAGAAGACGACCATTAATCGTAATTATATGCAGGCGATTGTCAATGATTGGGCACAAGCACAAATCAAAGATGCGCCGGCAGCTTTTGAGTATTTAAAAGCGCGTTCAAGTAAACAACGTGAACAAACACAGAAACCTAAAACATACTACAATCAACCTAATCGCCGTCATGTTCAAGAACAACGACCTGATTGGGAGAAACAAACGGTTGCCAAAGTATCTAATGCAGATAAAGAAGCCGCTGCAAAGTTATTAGCTGAATTCGGCAGCGAAACAAAGGAGTAA
- the dnaI gene encoding primosomal protein DnaI, with translation MGDQPQGLTSMGDMLKEIMDHQGLTGPFAEIQKSVLDDVEVRQFLNEHNDQIDADMIRRDFSVLFEYVDQRDRANNGQFVVHRGYKPVLAFNDHQITVLYQPDEESLQQRQHQQTAKLVQTVAMSDKMVARASLTDFSMDDDEQALAVVAVINFIRQYDPKSPTYQKGLYIQGPYGVGKTHLMAAMANAFAQKNVPVTLVHFPSFINELKASFDKPGISLTDQLTTIKQVPILVIDDIGAESLSAWSRDDILAVILEYRMQNELPTFFTSNFSMDALEKDFLPFSKDGKEPVKADRLMQRIRFLASETPMHGQNKRLS, from the coding sequence ATGGGAGATCAACCGCAAGGACTTACAAGTATGGGTGACATGCTTAAAGAAATCATGGATCATCAAGGTCTAACAGGTCCATTCGCTGAAATTCAAAAAAGTGTACTGGATGATGTTGAAGTTCGGCAATTTTTGAATGAACACAATGATCAAATTGATGCAGATATGATTCGACGCGATTTTTCAGTACTTTTTGAATATGTCGACCAACGCGACCGTGCCAACAATGGGCAATTCGTGGTTCATCGTGGATATAAGCCAGTATTGGCTTTTAATGACCATCAAATCACGGTCTTGTATCAACCTGATGAAGAAAGTCTACAACAGCGTCAACATCAACAAACGGCAAAGCTTGTGCAAACAGTGGCCATGTCTGACAAGATGGTCGCACGTGCCTCATTAACTGACTTTTCAATGGATGATGATGAACAAGCCTTAGCGGTCGTTGCGGTGATTAATTTTATTCGTCAATACGATCCTAAGTCACCAACTTACCAAAAAGGACTTTATATCCAAGGTCCTTATGGGGTTGGGAAGACACATTTGATGGCTGCAATGGCTAATGCATTTGCACAAAAGAATGTTCCGGTAACATTAGTTCATTTTCCAAGCTTTATTAATGAATTAAAGGCAAGTTTTGATAAACCAGGTATCAGTTTAACTGATCAATTAACAACCATTAAACAAGTGCCGATTCTAGTCATTGATGACATTGGCGCAGAATCATTGTCTGCTTGGAGTCGTGATGATATTTTAGCCGTTATCCTAGAATATCGTATGCAAAACGAACTCCCAACATTTTTCACATCTAATTTCTCAATGGATGCCTTAGAAAAAGATTTCTTGCCATTTTCAAAGGATGGTAAAGAACCTGTGAAGGCTGACCGTTTAATGCAACGTATCCGTTTCTTAGCCTCAGAAACACCGATGCATGGACAAAATAAGCGTCTGTCATAA
- a CDS encoding YibE/F family protein, whose amino-acid sequence MQRKSLTFLRPWLLLLLVTLGTFVFLKHDAFLYTQPIAQVTDTKITEANEVSDQFGNQVTQSKQAVAATLLNGPEKGQSISLEHEFDTSGALYTKLQPKEQLFVLHREGQTWQVQNLKRDHLWIPMLVFILGAMFILFGKNSYRIALATLMNVCLFMFFLFLDLKLPNPNVFQVFIVFALGATLLTTGIILGFKSRSAWIINLTVITTSIVTMALSFLVFYLTGQKGIYYEHMDFVTQDPASLFLAMTLVGLLGAVLDEATDITVTIDALLEVRPDMSWQAIVQAGREVGQTIFGALNNVLLLIFIAEQIPLAVLYLRNGNSWDYTFKATLSLGFIQTLISAIGIVITVPICLGFILLFRRKRGGR is encoded by the coding sequence ATGCAGCGCAAATCATTAACATTTTTGCGTCCCTGGCTGTTACTCTTACTTGTGACACTGGGGACGTTTGTGTTTTTAAAGCATGATGCTTTTTTATACACACAACCCATTGCACAAGTTACTGATACCAAAATCACTGAGGCAAACGAAGTAAGTGACCAATTTGGTAATCAAGTTACTCAATCTAAACAAGCTGTGGCGGCAACCTTATTAAACGGTCCTGAAAAAGGACAGTCAATTTCATTGGAACATGAATTTGATACTTCAGGTGCACTGTATACAAAACTACAACCAAAAGAACAATTGTTTGTCCTACATCGAGAAGGGCAAACATGGCAGGTACAAAATCTTAAACGTGATCATCTGTGGATCCCCATGTTGGTCTTTATTTTAGGAGCTATGTTTATTTTATTTGGTAAAAACAGCTATCGAATTGCCTTAGCTACATTAATGAACGTTTGTTTATTTATGTTTTTCTTGTTTTTGGACCTGAAATTGCCTAATCCTAACGTCTTTCAGGTGTTTATTGTCTTTGCATTAGGAGCAACCTTACTGACAACCGGAATTATTCTTGGTTTTAAAAGTAGAAGCGCTTGGATTATCAATCTAACGGTTATAACAACGAGTATTGTGACGATGGCACTATCATTTCTTGTTTTTTATCTGACTGGTCAAAAGGGCATTTACTATGAACATATGGATTTTGTAACGCAAGATCCGGCTAGTTTATTTCTTGCGATGACATTGGTCGGATTACTTGGCGCTGTACTAGATGAAGCCACAGATATTACGGTGACGATTGACGCGTTACTTGAGGTCCGACCTGATATGAGTTGGCAAGCAATCGTTCAAGCTGGGCGAGAAGTAGGGCAAACCATCTTTGGGGCTTTAAATAATGTTTTGCTGTTGATATTTATCGCCGAACAAATCCCTCTAGCAGTCCTATACCTAAGAAACGGTAATTCCTGGGATTACACCTTTAAAGCAACATTGTCCCTTGGCTTTATTCAAACATTGATTAGTGCCATTGGTATCGTTATTACAGTACCCATTTGTCTAGGATTTATCTTATTATTCCGCCGTAAGAGAGGGGGACGCTAA
- a CDS encoding YibE/F family protein → MTVMFVLSVILFVLMWLIGGLKGLGAFFSLGINILILVVLTTLLSWGFNLYIVVGLGAIMILTVTIISSGADEDTATTAMIVSTFIMIILIVLIVPIVTYTKAFGFAGEHASMLESLSLTIPVNFMNLTIAATLLATLGAISEATVAFVAATHIIYRDAPGQKFNELYQASQKAGIAIVGTALNTVLFGFFASFLGAALVFAKLQYSLAEIINAKLFVATMLSVLFAILGVLLVFPITLICFYYQRQDS, encoded by the coding sequence ATGACAGTTATGTTTGTACTAAGTGTTATTTTATTTGTGTTGATGTGGCTTATTGGCGGACTTAAAGGTTTGGGAGCGTTCTTTAGTTTAGGGATTAACATCCTGATACTAGTCGTGTTAACAACACTCTTAAGTTGGGGCTTTAATTTATATATTGTGGTCGGTTTAGGCGCTATTATGATTTTGACGGTGACGATTATTAGTTCTGGGGCAGACGAAGATACTGCAACAACCGCAATGATTGTTAGTACCTTCATTATGATCATTTTAATCGTGTTGATTGTGCCAATCGTGACCTATACGAAAGCATTTGGTTTTGCGGGTGAACATGCATCGATGTTAGAAAGTTTGTCACTAACCATTCCGGTTAATTTCATGAACTTAACCATCGCTGCAACATTATTGGCCACATTAGGTGCGATTTCTGAAGCAACGGTAGCCTTTGTTGCCGCAACACACATTATTTATCGTGATGCCCCTGGACAAAAATTTAACGAGCTATATCAAGCAAGTCAAAAAGCAGGAATTGCGATAGTCGGGACAGCACTAAATACTGTTCTATTTGGTTTCTTTGCAAGTTTCTTAGGAGCAGCACTCGTCTTTGCCAAACTACAATATAGCTTGGCAGAAATTATCAATGCTAAACTATTTGTAGCAACGATGTTGTCCGTTCTATTTGCTATTTTAGGAGTATTGCTCGTATTCCCAATCACATTAATCTGTTTTTATTATCAACGCCAAGATTCTTAG
- a CDS encoding response regulator transcription factor: MTNNVLIIEDEDNLARFVELELQHEGYATQIKDNGRSGLDEALANNYDLILLDLMLPELSGLEVARRLREVKNTPIIMMTARDSVLDRVSGLDYGADDYVVKPFAIEELLARSRALLRRIDIETVEHGTTKSVVTYRDLTIEKENRIVRRGDEIINLTKREYELLLILMENVNVVQSREELLKNVWGYDADIETNVVDVYIRYLRNKIDQPGAGQVSYIQTVRGTGYVMRQ, encoded by the coding sequence ATGACCAATAACGTATTGATTATTGAAGATGAAGATAACTTGGCACGCTTTGTAGAATTAGAACTACAACATGAAGGGTATGCCACGCAAATCAAAGACAATGGCCGCAGCGGGTTGGATGAAGCTCTTGCGAATAACTATGATTTAATCTTGCTCGATTTGATGTTACCTGAACTAAGTGGGCTTGAGGTAGCACGTCGACTTCGTGAAGTGAAAAACACACCAATTATTATGATGACCGCACGTGATTCTGTATTGGATCGTGTATCTGGTCTAGACTATGGGGCAGATGATTATGTTGTTAAGCCATTTGCCATTGAAGAATTATTGGCGCGTTCACGTGCATTACTACGTCGAATTGATATTGAGACGGTTGAACATGGTACAACTAAGAGCGTTGTGACATACCGTGACTTAACAATTGAAAAAGAAAATCGTATTGTTCGTCGTGGCGATGAAATTATTAACTTAACAAAACGCGAATATGAACTGTTGTTGATTTTGATGGAGAATGTCAACGTTGTACAATCACGGGAAGAATTACTAAAGAATGTTTGGGGCTACGATGCTGATATTGAAACAAATGTCGTCGATGTTTACATTCGTTACTTGCGTAATAAGATTGATCAACCAGGCGCTGGACAAGTGTCTTACATTCAAACAGTTCGTGGGACTGGGTATGTTATGCGTCAGTAG
- a CDS encoding HAMP domain-containing sensor histidine kinase: MAILKPITKKTPDNQPISLQRKWTFGSIVGVFFVFITFAWFLVIAFSNQLIQTEKSNLTTSMGTVVTELQHLNTSDLTLKDVDRLNATMSPAMQQITRADYEYSVYNQAGEQIFPINPAKYDFQKSKSFSVQETRQGSETHLIAKQALYNQDGELIGYLQGVNTLATLHATFKRIYLIIVVSIVLGLILLSIWNYWLVNYLIQPVRDMTNLADEIRNDPSSPKRVTITTKHNDELTGLASLLNSMLDQIQTFITQQQQFVEDVSHELRTPVAIVKGHMELLNRWGKDDPKILAESIEASLQEISRMQGLIQEMLDMTRADQVEIAFKKEHTDLRQVVKAVFGNYQMITPDFTFYLDDDLNKPTFVNMSRDHLEQILIILTDNAVKYSQTRHEIHFAMSKNGHFVEVAIQDFGEGLSTEDAKHVFDRFYRVDKARSRKQGGNGLGLSIAQKLVEGYGGEIWLESALGEGSIFHLKLPINK; this comes from the coding sequence ATGGCTATTTTAAAACCCATTACAAAAAAAACACCTGACAATCAACCGATTTCCTTACAAAGGAAATGGACTTTTGGATCTATTGTCGGTGTTTTTTTTGTATTCATTACCTTTGCTTGGTTTTTAGTAATTGCATTTTCAAATCAATTAATCCAAACCGAAAAATCTAATCTAACGACATCAATGGGTACAGTTGTAACCGAATTACAGCATCTGAATACATCAGACTTAACACTTAAAGATGTTGACCGTTTAAACGCAACGATGTCACCAGCGATGCAGCAAATCACCCGTGCAGATTATGAATATTCTGTTTATAACCAAGCGGGCGAACAAATTTTTCCAATAAATCCTGCCAAATATGATTTCCAGAAAAGTAAATCATTTAGTGTTCAAGAAACACGCCAGGGCAGTGAAACTCATTTGATTGCAAAACAAGCGTTATACAATCAAGATGGTGAATTAATTGGATATCTCCAAGGTGTTAATACATTAGCAACTTTGCACGCCACCTTTAAACGTATTTACTTAATTATTGTCGTCTCAATTGTTTTAGGCTTAATTTTGTTATCTATCTGGAATTACTGGTTGGTTAATTATCTTATTCAACCAGTTCGTGATATGACTAATCTTGCTGATGAAATTCGGAATGATCCAAGCTCACCTAAACGTGTCACGATTACAACAAAGCACAATGATGAATTAACGGGATTAGCATCACTTTTGAATAGTATGTTAGACCAAATTCAAACATTCATCACCCAGCAACAACAATTCGTGGAAGACGTCTCTCATGAATTACGAACTCCTGTGGCAATTGTCAAAGGACATATGGAATTACTTAATCGTTGGGGAAAGGACGACCCTAAAATCTTAGCGGAATCTATTGAAGCATCGTTACAAGAAATTTCTCGTATGCAAGGCTTGATTCAAGAAATGCTAGATATGACACGTGCCGATCAAGTCGAGATTGCTTTTAAAAAGGAGCATACCGATCTACGACAAGTCGTAAAAGCGGTGTTCGGTAACTATCAAATGATTACACCGGACTTTACTTTTTATCTAGATGATGACTTGAATAAGCCAACTTTTGTAAATATGAGTCGCGATCACTTGGAACAAATTTTGATTATTCTAACTGACAATGCGGTTAAGTATAGTCAAACACGCCATGAAATTCACTTTGCAATGTCTAAAAATGGCCATTTTGTAGAAGTTGCTATTCAAGACTTTGGTGAGGGACTTTCTACTGAAGATGCGAAGCACGTCTTTGATCGTTTTTACCGTGTTGACAAAGCGCGTTCACGTAAGCAAGGTGGAAATGGCCTAGGCTTAAGTATTGCGCAGAAATTAGTTGAAGGTTACGGTGGTGAAATTTGGTTAGAATCAGCATTAGGTGAAGGTTCTATTTTCCATTTGAAATTACCTATTAACAAATAA
- a CDS encoding nucleoid-associated protein: MIIRHAILHIIDKDSGNLIASQDEMSLDTPTVHDYLAGIINKFDQGDFKPGQLTDADYLGQMVNADSDVSFVERSTQLAEKLFAIIAASPDVPAGDLFFVEYAEGQDDFFAILKMNLAPHYTHMVDYRENDLVNQVILNQAILPDPTQRVQEGVVVNLMTGEFQLIEKQYIIDGHRVNYFSEKFLEVEPAESTKDNIKTIKQTVKKVANKFDIPEHEAFSKTQDAILESMHDNNGDVRTSDIADAVFSGNVAAKEAYTEIATDKSLDDTFTVPNQQAYEKKYQVQRFKLDSGIEIAIPADIYQDKNKIEFINNPDGSMSLVIKDIESIINKFTS, encoded by the coding sequence ATGATTATTCGCCACGCAATCTTACACATTATCGATAAAGATTCTGGTAACTTAATTGCATCGCAAGACGAGATGTCTTTAGATACACCTACCGTTCATGATTATTTGGCTGGTATCATTAACAAATTTGACCAAGGTGATTTCAAGCCTGGGCAATTAACGGATGCTGATTACTTGGGCCAGATGGTCAACGCGGATAGTGATGTATCGTTTGTAGAACGTTCTACGCAATTAGCTGAAAAATTATTCGCCATTATTGCTGCAAGTCCAGATGTGCCGGCCGGTGATCTATTCTTCGTTGAATACGCTGAAGGGCAAGATGATTTTTTCGCCATTCTAAAAATGAACTTGGCACCGCACTATACTCACATGGTTGATTATCGTGAAAACGATCTCGTTAACCAAGTTATTTTAAACCAAGCGATTTTGCCGGATCCTACACAACGTGTTCAAGAAGGGGTCGTTGTTAACTTGATGACTGGTGAATTCCAATTAATCGAAAAACAATACATCATCGATGGGCATCGTGTGAATTATTTCTCTGAGAAATTCTTAGAAGTGGAACCAGCAGAATCTACAAAGGACAATATCAAAACAATTAAACAAACCGTTAAAAAGGTTGCGAACAAATTTGATATTCCTGAGCACGAAGCATTTTCTAAGACACAAGATGCTATTTTAGAAAGTATGCATGATAATAACGGTGACGTTCGTACCTCAGATATTGCAGATGCGGTTTTCTCTGGTAATGTTGCCGCAAAAGAAGCGTATACTGAAATTGCGACAGATAAGTCACTAGATGATACATTTACTGTGCCAAACCAACAAGCATATGAAAAGAAGTACCAAGTACAACGCTTTAAATTAGATTCTGGTATTGAAATTGCTATTCCAGCTGATATTTATCAGGATAAAAATAAAATCGAATTTATTAATAATCCTGATGGTAGTATGTCACTTGTTATCAAGGATATCGAATCAATTATTAATAAATTTACATCATAA